A single region of the Saprospiraceae bacterium genome encodes:
- a CDS encoding WYL domain-containing protein, with protein sequence MALNKNALIRYRTIDRCLQNRSRRWSLEDLIEACSAALYEYEGKNANVSKRTIQLDIQMMRSDKLGYDAPIEVYDRKYYRYEDEEFSITAIPLTTIDMDVLAESVEMLKQFKDFSLFAELNGVIQKLEDKVYREKNHQAPIIHIDKNEHLKGLKYLDVLYQAIIKQIVLQITYQSFSAREANLYIFHPYILKEYNNRWFVVGRNHQNPKILTLALDRINQIDFDLSKEYEQKDFDADTYYENTFGVTVHGDKDLIHIEMKVDRRNAPYVLTKPIHHSQKLCESYENGSILISLYVHHNYEIERLILGFAESVEVVKPKRLRDRIAMKLRKGYLNYFEP encoded by the coding sequence ATGGCCCTCAACAAAAACGCCCTCATCAGGTACCGCACTATTGATAGGTGCCTGCAAAACCGATCACGACGCTGGAGCCTGGAAGATTTGATTGAGGCATGCTCAGCAGCCCTCTATGAATACGAAGGGAAAAACGCGAATGTCAGCAAACGCACCATCCAATTAGACATTCAAATGATGCGGAGTGATAAATTGGGCTACGACGCACCGATCGAAGTATATGATCGGAAGTACTATCGATACGAAGACGAGGAATTCAGTATTACAGCTATTCCGCTAACTACCATCGACATGGATGTGCTGGCGGAATCCGTTGAAATGCTCAAACAGTTTAAAGACTTTTCTTTATTTGCGGAATTGAATGGTGTGATCCAAAAGCTGGAAGATAAAGTTTATCGAGAGAAAAACCACCAGGCGCCTATTATTCATATTGATAAAAATGAACACCTGAAAGGGTTGAAATACCTAGATGTGCTTTACCAGGCCATCATCAAACAAATTGTCTTGCAAATAACCTATCAATCTTTTAGTGCCAGGGAGGCCAATTTGTATATTTTTCACCCCTATATCCTGAAAGAATACAATAATCGATGGTTTGTTGTCGGCCGAAACCACCAAAACCCAAAAATTCTAACGCTCGCCTTGGATAGAATTAACCAGATCGATTTTGATTTAAGCAAGGAATACGAACAAAAAGATTTTGATGCTGATACCTATTACGAAAACACCTTTGGTGTCACTGTACACGGCGATAAAGATTTAATCCATATTGAAATGAAAGTCGATCGACGCAATGCACCATATGTGCTTACCAAACCGATCCATCATTCGCAAAAGTTATGTGAAAGCTATGAGAATGGCAGCATCCTGATTAGCCTTTATGTACACCATAATTATGAAATAGAAAGACTCATCCTTGGTTTTGCCGAATCGGTTGAAGTGGTAAAACCTAAAAGGCTAAGGGACCGGATTGCCATGAAACTGCGCAAAGGTTATCTCAATTATTTTGAGCCGTAA
- a CDS encoding RtcB family protein, with amino-acid sequence MTITGKTLIELGYRPGKWFKEAIQVANTEALVGEALIQYLNHMQPQLIDPHEVGPTYHKNIQAESEEETNNIQDVFKSMDVLMKTPTLMTGAVMPDACPTGGTGHIPVGGVVVAKNAIHPAMHSADVCCSVMMTSFGKISPKKVLDAAHATTHFGGGGRADLFDFPAQLEEKIRDNTFLNNERSLSLAKTHLGTQGDGNHFLYVGISQETGETIMVTHHGSRGFGAHLYKNGMKIAEGFRKELSPATLAINAWIPYTEPEGKAYWEALQIAREWTKLNHTVLHQTICRRLKVEPTRRFWNEHNFVFKEGDLFYHAKGATPLDDKFVPDSTDGLRLIPLNMREPVLIVKGETTNNNLGFAPHGAGRNISRSQHIRNNAGQTIKAIFAQETQGLDVRFFSGNIDISELPTAYKNAENVQAQMKAFGLGEVVDKIMPYGCIMAGDWKVDAPWRRKRRTNSRRRK; translated from the coding sequence ATGACTATCACAGGAAAAACATTGATCGAATTAGGGTACCGACCAGGGAAATGGTTTAAGGAAGCGATCCAGGTAGCCAACACAGAAGCATTAGTAGGTGAAGCATTAATACAATACCTAAATCATATGCAACCACAGCTCATTGATCCGCACGAAGTGGGTCCAACCTATCATAAAAATATCCAGGCAGAATCGGAAGAAGAGACAAACAATATCCAAGATGTTTTCAAATCAATGGATGTCTTGATGAAAACCCCCACCCTTATGACAGGAGCCGTCATGCCCGATGCTTGCCCAACGGGTGGCACCGGACACATTCCGGTTGGAGGAGTGGTGGTGGCAAAAAATGCCATTCATCCGGCCATGCATAGCGCAGATGTTTGTTGCTCGGTGATGATGACCTCCTTTGGAAAAATTTCCCCGAAGAAGGTTTTGGATGCGGCACATGCAACGACTCATTTTGGTGGCGGTGGACGAGCTGATCTATTTGATTTCCCGGCCCAATTGGAAGAGAAAATCAGGGACAATACATTCTTAAACAATGAGCGAAGCCTAAGCCTGGCCAAAACCCATTTGGGTACACAAGGGGATGGGAATCATTTCCTTTATGTCGGCATTTCTCAGGAAACAGGTGAAACTATCATGGTGACTCACCACGGAAGTCGTGGGTTTGGTGCCCATCTTTACAAAAACGGCATGAAAATAGCCGAAGGATTCCGAAAGGAGCTATCACCGGCAACCTTAGCGATCAATGCCTGGATTCCCTATACTGAACCAGAGGGAAAAGCCTATTGGGAAGCCTTGCAAATCGCCCGAGAATGGACGAAATTAAACCATACGGTGCTGCACCAAACAATTTGTAGAAGACTAAAAGTTGAGCCAACACGCCGATTTTGGAACGAGCACAACTTCGTTTTCAAGGAAGGCGATTTATTCTACCATGCCAAAGGGGCAACGCCTTTAGATGACAAATTCGTGCCGGATTCAACAGATGGATTGCGTTTGATCCCATTAAATATGAGGGAGCCGGTTTTGATTGTAAAAGGTGAAACGACCAACAACAACCTGGGTTTTGCTCCACACGGAGCAGGGAGAAACATTAGCCGTTCTCAGCATATCAGGAATAATGCTGGGCAAACGATTAAAGCCATCTTTGCCCAGGAAACGCAAGGGCTTGATGTACGCTTTTTCTCCGGAAACATCGATATCTCCGAGCTGCCAACGGCCTATAAAAATGCCGAAAACGTCCAGGCCCAAATGAAGGCATTCGGGCTGGGGGAAGTTGTAGATAAAATCATGCCATATGGATGTATCATGGCAGGAGATTGGAAAGTGGACGCACCTTGGCGAAGAAAGCGGAGGACAAATTCGAGAAGGCGGAAGTGA
- a CDS encoding TlpA disulfide reductase family protein has product MKMKNICCCLALALLSLSCQAQAPLQLSLQVDLPSNDTLLIYESITEKVMASIPLDDPFAEHRFLLDYPTTGLLKVKKGEKTYLSLLTPGKKMLVHIAADGALSTDSQADSLLNYLWKSNNNFIAEKGVFIFNTNDTDSILHLFDAFRLERKDYINAQASQLDTVELGILHHQNEARIYSFLFYFGRLAMQFPPEHPFFGFIKAIDPELIWAKTLPQNILYKYELEYLMTHDTLDNLNAFTHFIAAQTKDPDLSAFYTAIYLKELMENPSYWTKHEQLFNAAVLQEALEKEKHNPYYDLIETASNAFFSAQQGEIAYDFTAERVDGTTLSLSDLKGKLVFIDTWATWCGPCLSQRPKVLQMAEKYKDHPDIVFLMISVDASKPRWLNFLKDKTKGEQAGLDLLIVSGMDTEYGEQFNIRFIPKYMLIDEKGIIINADLPEPGLGMERIIEVALGKMKQKE; this is encoded by the coding sequence ATGAAAATGAAGAATATTTGCTGCTGTTTAGCCCTCGCCCTACTATCCCTCTCTTGCCAGGCCCAAGCCCCCCTCCAGCTAAGCCTCCAGGTCGATTTACCTTCCAATGACACCCTGTTGATCTATGAATCCATTACGGAGAAGGTGATGGCCAGTATTCCATTGGATGACCCCTTCGCGGAGCATCGATTTCTCCTCGACTATCCCACCACGGGTCTGCTGAAAGTGAAAAAAGGCGAAAAAACCTATCTAAGCTTGCTTACGCCGGGAAAAAAAATGCTGGTTCATATCGCCGCTGATGGGGCACTTTCTACCGATAGTCAGGCCGACTCCCTGCTCAATTACCTTTGGAAAAGCAACAACAATTTCATAGCCGAAAAGGGCGTGTTCATTTTTAATACGAATGACACCGATTCGATTTTACACCTTTTCGACGCCTTTCGCCTCGAACGGAAAGACTATATCAATGCACAGGCCAGCCAGCTCGACACGGTGGAATTAGGCATTTTACATCATCAGAACGAAGCAAGAATATACTCCTTCTTGTTTTATTTTGGTCGTTTAGCCATGCAATTTCCGCCTGAACATCCATTCTTTGGCTTTATCAAAGCCATTGACCCGGAGTTGATTTGGGCGAAAACCCTGCCCCAAAATATCCTGTACAAATATGAATTGGAATACTTGATGACACATGATACCTTAGATAACTTAAATGCCTTCACCCATTTTATCGCTGCCCAAACGAAGGACCCCGATCTGTCCGCCTTTTATACCGCCATCTACCTGAAAGAGCTGATGGAGAACCCCTCTTATTGGACCAAACACGAACAATTGTTTAATGCAGCGGTCCTGCAAGAAGCACTCGAAAAGGAAAAGCATAATCCCTATTATGATTTGATTGAAACCGCCTCCAATGCCTTTTTCTCCGCACAGCAGGGAGAAATTGCATATGATTTCACGGCAGAAAGAGTCGATGGAACCACCCTCTCTTTGTCTGATTTAAAAGGCAAACTGGTCTTTATCGATACGTGGGCAACCTGGTGTGGACCCTGCCTCAGCCAAAGACCCAAAGTATTACAAATGGCTGAAAAGTATAAAGATCATCCGGACATTGTCTTCCTGATGATTTCGGTTGATGCCTCAAAACCTCGCTGGCTAAACTTTTTAAAGGACAAAACCAAAGGGGAGCAGGCTGGCCTTGACCTCCTCATTGTTAGCGGCATGGACACCGAATATGGTGAGCAATTCAATATCCGTTTCATCCCCAAATACATGCTCATTGATGAAAAGGGAATCATCATCAACGCGGATTTGCCCGAGCCTGGCTTAGGAATGGAACGGATAATTGAAGTGGCATTAGGGAAAATGAAGCAAAAAGAGTAG
- a CDS encoding alkaline phosphatase family protein: protein MKNTNLLILCLLFLWACQSDGPSSKDRWVASAPAGPRPTKIHLGGTTIIPNGRIVNPYGKTIQVAPHPYGLRLSPDGKLAVTANSGTRPFSISILRQLDGEVTVQQIPEGPENDEGLLEAVFMGLAITPDNRFVYVAGGTANKIFKFDLDSGAKVDSIDCAMRNEKGKLSNGYIGDMALSPDGRHLYALDQIGFSLIVVDTDKNAIAERVPTGRYPFGICLSEDGQSAFVANVGMFEYKALGQLDPANLKETAASYPVSGFNTKAMREGYSNDSLEVPGLGDPNVPESFSVWKFDLSATAKVVSKVKTGFLVGELVEGIPAVGGASPNSVVATDRFVFVSNGNNDCVSVIDFSQDKVVKNIFLKPDPRLSRFRGAIPFGLALSPDQQRLYVAAAGINAVAVVDVPTQEVVGYIPTGWFPSKLAVTPDGKQLIVANAKGFGSGPNGGKDYKVGPEGTFIGSLMKGSVSIMNIPDDATLKTLTQKVIDNNFYFSAADAAALENRKDHPVPLYPKASESPIKYIVFISKENRTYDEVFGQLPNSNGDPTLARYGMQRTFANADSSSLIENAHVMVNHHALARRFAISDNFYVDADHSADGHRWLVNTYPNEWVETSVAASYGGKRRMQNDSEAPGNLALVGSTGAIYPEDYNEAGSIWDHFDRHGIDFFNFGFGTELAPSFSDSTMKYTGVKYLVNFPVPAPLYDRSSRQYATYNMAIPDQFRADQFIREFKEKFQGEGKTMPQVLTIILPNDHGAGERPKAGYPFRESYMMDNDLALGRIVEFLSHTDYWKHMAIFVTEDDSQGGVDHVDAHRSILMVISPYAKSSHVGHQHYSFGSIFKTFWHILGTPYLNQYDATATDLSDLFTKEPNFLPYKALPVDARVFDPQKALDPFDENFDWKAMIESPELDNVTDFLKSHEEKKK, encoded by the coding sequence ATGAAAAACACCAACCTCCTGATCCTCTGCCTATTATTCCTGTGGGCTTGCCAGTCAGATGGCCCCTCTAGCAAAGATCGCTGGGTGGCTTCTGCCCCTGCTGGCCCCCGCCCCACCAAAATCCATTTAGGCGGGACAACAATCATTCCCAATGGCCGAATCGTTAATCCATATGGAAAGACGATACAAGTAGCACCACATCCTTATGGGCTAAGGCTTTCGCCAGATGGCAAGCTTGCCGTTACGGCCAATTCAGGGACCCGTCCTTTTTCGATTTCTATCTTGCGTCAATTAGATGGGGAGGTGACCGTACAGCAAATTCCCGAAGGGCCAGAAAATGACGAGGGCTTATTGGAGGCCGTCTTTATGGGTTTGGCTATTACACCTGACAACCGTTTCGTCTATGTCGCAGGTGGTACGGCCAATAAGATCTTCAAATTTGACCTAGATAGTGGAGCAAAAGTAGACTCTATAGATTGTGCGATGCGCAATGAGAAAGGTAAACTTTCCAATGGCTATATTGGCGATATGGCGCTTAGCCCGGATGGTCGCCACTTGTATGCATTGGATCAAATTGGTTTTAGCTTGATCGTGGTTGATACCGATAAAAACGCCATTGCCGAACGGGTGCCCACAGGAAGGTATCCTTTTGGCATTTGTTTGTCGGAAGATGGGCAATCCGCGTTTGTTGCCAATGTGGGGATGTTTGAATACAAAGCGTTGGGACAACTCGACCCGGCAAATTTGAAGGAGACAGCTGCTAGTTATCCCGTCTCTGGATTTAATACCAAAGCAATGAGAGAGGGGTATAGCAACGATAGCCTGGAAGTGCCTGGCTTGGGGGATCCCAATGTACCGGAGTCCTTTTCGGTCTGGAAATTTGACTTGAGCGCCACGGCAAAGGTGGTCAGTAAGGTAAAAACAGGCTTTTTGGTTGGCGAATTGGTGGAAGGCATACCTGCGGTAGGGGGCGCCAGTCCCAATTCAGTGGTAGCGACTGATCGTTTTGTGTTTGTTAGCAATGGCAACAATGATTGTGTTTCTGTGATTGACTTTTCCCAGGATAAGGTCGTCAAAAATATTTTTCTGAAGCCAGATCCGAGGCTTAGCCGTTTCCGGGGTGCCATTCCCTTTGGCTTGGCGCTTTCGCCGGATCAACAACGCCTGTATGTTGCAGCAGCAGGGATCAATGCCGTGGCAGTGGTAGATGTGCCCACCCAGGAGGTAGTTGGCTACATTCCGACAGGCTGGTTTCCCTCCAAATTGGCAGTCACCCCTGATGGAAAACAATTGATTGTGGCCAACGCCAAGGGGTTTGGCAGCGGACCAAATGGTGGGAAGGACTACAAGGTTGGCCCCGAGGGTACCTTTATCGGGAGCCTGATGAAAGGCTCCGTTTCCATCATGAACATTCCCGATGATGCAACTTTAAAAACACTAACCCAAAAAGTAATTGATAACAATTTCTATTTTTCAGCAGCGGATGCCGCTGCCCTGGAAAACCGGAAAGACCACCCTGTTCCGCTCTACCCCAAAGCCTCCGAATCACCCATTAAATACATCGTCTTCATTTCAAAGGAAAACCGTACCTATGATGAGGTGTTTGGTCAGTTGCCCAATAGTAATGGCGACCCTACCCTAGCCCGCTATGGCATGCAACGCACCTTTGCCAATGCCGATAGCAGCTCCCTTATTGAGAATGCCCACGTTATGGTCAATCACCATGCCCTGGCCCGGCGTTTTGCCATTTCGGACAACTTCTATGTAGATGCGGATCATTCTGCTGATGGACATCGTTGGTTGGTAAACACTTACCCCAACGAATGGGTAGAAACTAGCGTAGCGGCTTCTTATGGTGGCAAGCGGCGAATGCAAAACGACTCCGAAGCGCCTGGCAACCTAGCCCTCGTAGGCTCTACAGGTGCCATTTATCCCGAAGATTACAATGAGGCGGGTTCTATCTGGGACCACTTTGATCGCCATGGAATTGATTTTTTTAATTTTGGTTTTGGTACAGAATTAGCGCCTTCCTTTTCTGATTCTACCATGAAATATACGGGGGTGAAATACCTCGTCAATTTCCCCGTTCCTGCACCGCTTTATGACCGCTCCTCCAGGCAATATGCCACCTATAACATGGCCATTCCCGATCAGTTTCGGGCCGACCAATTCATACGGGAATTCAAAGAAAAATTCCAGGGAGAAGGCAAAACCATGCCGCAGGTACTGACGATTATTCTCCCCAATGACCATGGTGCCGGAGAGCGGCCCAAAGCGGGGTATCCCTTCCGCGAAAGTTATATGATGGACAATGACCTGGCGCTGGGCCGAATCGTCGAGTTTTTATCCCATACCGATTATTGGAAGCACATGGCGATTTTCGTGACGGAAGATGACTCCCAAGGAGGCGTGGATCACGTCGATGCGCACCGAAGTATCTTGATGGTTATTTCACCATATGCCAAATCTAGTCATGTTGGTCATCAGCATTACAGTTTTGGTAGCATTTTTAAAACCTTCTGGCATATCTTGGGTACGCCTTACCTCAATCAATATGATGCAACGGCTACGGATTTATCAGACTTGTTTACGAAAGAGCCCAATTTCTTACCTTACAAAGCCTTACCCGTAGATGCCAGGGTATTTGACCCACAAAAAGCCCTTGACCCATTTGATGAAAATTTTGATTGGAAGGCTATGATTGAATCGCCTGAATTGGACAATGTTACCGATTTTTTGAAATCCCATGAAGAAAAGAAAAAGTAG
- a CDS encoding TonB-dependent receptor yields MSRLIFLLILLPSLSIAQSTLLIDTSQLEVVVTAQRQEVQAFKLAEAVSVLSQDAIMLQGSRSAPEALFGLSGVWVQKTNHGGGSPFLRGMTGNQTLLLLDGIRLNNSTYRYGPNQYFNTIDVLGIQQVEVVRGGGSVLYGSDALGGTINVLTHSPSFASEKEQIRVGLLSRAMSHGMEWGLRPEVEYAEKNLAILATFSMRDFGDLLAGGDLGKLIASSYQEQTAALKGKLKLGSQSLLTLAYNGVFQSEVGRYDQVAQRGYALHQFDPQNREMAYAKWEMPGEKALFKKMTLTASWQHSKEGRDKQKEDSPVLQRELDEVRTVGASAEIQSTIGKSWQVVSGLEWYYDLINSVAYDEDQAKGQTIVQRGLYPDGASAHNWAVYSSWTFSQSRWRLNGGLRFNGFQLETSDEVFTNVSLSPTALVGNLSVRYALSTHHALVGGLYSAFRAPNINDLSSFGSFDFGIEVPSGALDPERSLNMEIGHKFQNPSFQSNLSIYHIRLYDLIDRIRGTYLGQSQWEGQDVYLKANVASAYVQGMELDGTWLLAPGLKVNSNLTYTYGQNESANEPMRRIPPLNGLLAMHFQANRAFSASFQALFAGKQTRLSAGDLDDHRIANTGTPAWSVFNLHLGYQYKWLHLHGGIQNLLNEAYRIHGSGVDGIGRSFWLSLKLK; encoded by the coding sequence ATGTCTCGACTAATATTTTTACTAATCCTCCTTCCATCACTATCCATTGCCCAATCTACCCTATTGATAGATACGAGCCAATTGGAAGTGGTAGTCACGGCCCAACGGCAGGAAGTACAGGCATTTAAATTGGCTGAAGCGGTTTCTGTCCTCAGCCAAGACGCAATCATGCTGCAAGGTTCAAGAAGTGCCCCCGAAGCCTTGTTCGGCCTAAGTGGTGTTTGGGTACAAAAAACAAACCACGGCGGTGGTTCTCCCTTTTTGCGTGGAATGACGGGGAATCAAACCTTGTTACTGTTGGATGGGATTCGCTTGAATAACTCAACTTATCGTTATGGTCCCAACCAATATTTCAACACCATTGATGTACTGGGTATCCAACAGGTGGAGGTGGTGCGCGGAGGAGGCTCCGTGCTTTATGGCAGTGACGCCCTGGGGGGGACCATCAATGTACTGACGCATTCTCCGTCTTTCGCCTCGGAGAAGGAACAAATTCGGGTGGGTTTGCTATCGCGGGCGATGAGTCATGGCATGGAATGGGGGCTAAGGCCCGAAGTCGAATATGCGGAAAAAAACCTGGCCATTCTGGCGACATTTAGTATGCGCGACTTTGGTGATCTGCTAGCTGGTGGTGATTTGGGTAAACTGATCGCCTCTTCTTACCAAGAGCAAACGGCAGCTTTAAAAGGGAAGTTAAAACTGGGTAGCCAATCGCTGTTAACCCTGGCCTACAACGGCGTTTTCCAGTCAGAGGTAGGGCGCTACGACCAGGTGGCCCAAAGGGGTTACGCGCTGCATCAATTTGATCCCCAAAACAGGGAAATGGCTTACGCGAAATGGGAAATGCCAGGCGAAAAAGCGCTTTTCAAAAAGATGACCTTAACGGCGTCCTGGCAACATTCCAAGGAAGGGCGGGATAAACAGAAGGAAGATAGTCCTGTTTTACAACGAGAATTGGACGAGGTGCGCACAGTAGGTGCCAGTGCAGAAATCCAATCTACGATCGGAAAATCATGGCAGGTGGTTAGTGGCCTGGAGTGGTATTATGACCTGATTAACAGCGTGGCCTATGATGAGGACCAGGCAAAAGGGCAAACGATCGTTCAGCGGGGCTTGTATCCCGATGGGGCCAGTGCCCACAATTGGGCCGTTTATAGCTCCTGGACCTTTAGCCAGTCGAGATGGCGCCTCAACGGCGGACTGCGCTTTAATGGCTTTCAGTTGGAAACGAGCGACGAGGTATTTACCAATGTATCCCTGAGCCCAACGGCGTTGGTCGGTAATCTTTCGGTTCGTTATGCCCTAAGCACGCATCATGCCTTGGTTGGAGGGCTTTACTCCGCCTTTCGAGCTCCCAACATCAATGACCTGAGTAGTTTTGGCAGTTTTGACTTTGGGATTGAGGTGCCCAGCGGCGCCTTGGATCCAGAGCGAAGCCTAAACATGGAAATAGGCCATAAATTTCAAAACCCCAGCTTTCAATCCAATCTGAGTATCTATCACATTCGTTTATATGATTTGATTGATCGAATTCGGGGCACTTACCTTGGTCAAAGCCAATGGGAGGGGCAGGATGTTTATTTAAAAGCCAATGTCGCCTCTGCTTATGTCCAGGGCATGGAGTTGGATGGCACCTGGCTATTAGCCCCTGGTCTTAAAGTTAATTCTAACCTGACCTATACCTATGGCCAAAATGAATCGGCCAACGAGCCTATGCGCCGGATTCCACCGTTGAATGGCCTGCTTGCGATGCATTTCCAGGCAAACAGGGCTTTTTCTGCCAGTTTCCAGGCCTTGTTTGCGGGAAAACAAACGCGTTTGTCGGCCGGAGACCTCGACGACCACCGCATTGCCAATACGGGCACCCCCGCCTGGAGCGTTTTCAACCTCCACCTTGGCTACCAGTACAAGTGGCTACACCTGCATGGCGGCATTCAAAACCTGCTGAATGAAGCCTACCGCATTCATGGCTCTGGGGTGGATGGTATAGGGAGAAGTTTTTGGCTTTCCTTAAAATTGAAGTAA
- a CDS encoding SusD/RagB family nutrient-binding outer membrane lipoprotein has translation MAFLKIEVTSAILFYTDYQGFIEYRRTGFPTSIQPGPDAFYSVYPSRFEYPSKEEALNSANRQTAITRQGPDEITTKVWWEK, from the coding sequence TTGGCTTTCCTTAAAATTGAAGTAACATCAGCTATCCTATTCTATACCGATTACCAAGGATTTATAGAATACCGACGAACAGGTTTCCCGACGAGTATCCAACCAGGCCCTGACGCTTTCTACAGTGTCTATCCAAGTCGCTTTGAATATCCATCAAAAGAAGAAGCGCTAAACAGCGCAAACCGACAAACTGCCATTACGCGTCAAGGTCCGGATGAGATCACGACCAAAGTTTGGTGGGAGAAATAA
- a CDS encoding alkaline phosphatase family protein → MRLQILAFLFLVMACFNAFAQAGDQAAVIGVKHVLVIGIDGLSPDGIRQAATPHIDQLIKEGAATMHARGVLPSSSSPNWASMIMGAGPEQHGITSNAWERDDFILPAIAGDRGGFFPTIFTLLHDQRPTAEVGAIYHWEGFGRLFDSTDVSFHVAPPSEEATAEIAAQYLQEKKPSFCFVHLDHVDGAGHSKGHGSPAYYQSVSKADTLIGIILEALKAADMAESTLVILTADHGGVGFGHGGETLAELEIPFILWGKGVKKGYQIVGNVNTIDNAVTVAFALNLRVPQAWVGRPVKEAFVGFDSPVLTYPTKELLQQPIIHPKKIGFEPAGGLFLDSFPSLNITNPNETGVIRYTLNGQKPDLDAPIFTSPIKLQKTTVVQAAIFDNQSKRSKEAVAYFRIQHPNRAQGIHYRAFKVAGIDKLPDFNQLKESNSGQTHEFTLDKLVLPQEEQVAVLFTSFLQIDKKGEYQFYLASDDGSQLLLDGQLVVDNDGDHGVLERSGKLTLDRGRHEIMVRWFNGGGGKELYAYFKGPGIPKQLIPPNILYVNKQ, encoded by the coding sequence ATGAGACTTCAAATATTGGCCTTCCTTTTCCTGGTCATGGCTTGCTTTAATGCATTTGCACAGGCGGGCGACCAGGCCGCCGTCATCGGCGTAAAGCATGTATTGGTGATTGGTATAGATGGCCTGAGTCCTGATGGCATTCGACAGGCGGCCACGCCACACATCGACCAACTCATAAAGGAGGGGGCAGCTACTATGCATGCACGAGGCGTTTTACCTAGCAGCTCTTCCCCCAACTGGGCCTCCATGATTATGGGCGCTGGCCCCGAACAACATGGCATTACTTCCAATGCATGGGAACGCGACGATTTTATTTTACCCGCCATAGCGGGAGACCGTGGAGGCTTTTTTCCAACAATATTTACCTTACTGCATGATCAACGCCCGACGGCGGAGGTTGGGGCGATTTATCATTGGGAAGGATTTGGTCGTTTATTTGATTCTACCGATGTTTCTTTTCATGTGGCGCCCCCGAGCGAGGAAGCGACTGCCGAAATAGCGGCCCAATACCTCCAAGAGAAAAAGCCAAGCTTTTGTTTTGTCCATTTAGACCATGTAGACGGAGCTGGCCATTCCAAAGGTCATGGGAGCCCTGCATACTACCAATCGGTCAGCAAAGCAGATACGCTGATCGGGATCATATTAGAGGCTTTAAAAGCCGCCGACATGGCGGAAAGCACCTTGGTGATCCTCACCGCTGACCATGGCGGCGTCGGCTTCGGGCATGGCGGCGAAACCTTGGCTGAGCTGGAAATCCCCTTTATTTTATGGGGTAAAGGGGTAAAAAAAGGTTACCAAATTGTCGGTAATGTCAATACGATAGATAATGCGGTGACGGTGGCTTTTGCCTTGAACCTCCGCGTCCCACAGGCGTGGGTCGGCAGGCCAGTGAAAGAGGCCTTTGTCGGTTTTGATTCGCCCGTATTGACCTATCCCACCAAAGAACTGCTTCAACAACCCATTATTCATCCCAAAAAAATCGGCTTTGAGCCAGCAGGTGGACTCTTCCTTGATAGTTTTCCCTCACTTAATATCACAAATCCTAATGAAACAGGTGTCATCCGCTATACGTTGAATGGCCAAAAACCGGATTTGGATGCGCCTATCTTTACAAGCCCCATTAAACTACAAAAAACAACCGTCGTCCAGGCTGCGATTTTTGACAATCAAAGCAAGCGCAGCAAGGAAGCCGTCGCTTATTTCCGCATTCAACATCCTAATCGGGCGCAAGGCATCCACTATCGAGCCTTCAAGGTAGCAGGTATTGATAAGCTGCCCGACTTTAATCAGCTCAAGGAGTCCAATAGTGGCCAAACCCATGAATTTACGCTGGATAAGCTGGTTTTACCACAAGAAGAACAGGTCGCCGTCCTTTTTACCAGCTTCCTGCAAATAGATAAAAAAGGCGAATACCAGTTTTACCTGGCTTCTGATGATGGCAGTCAACTGTTGCTAGATGGCCAGTTGGTCGTTGACAATGACGGCGACCATGGCGTCCTGGAGCGCAGCGGCAAATTAACCTTAGATCGGGGGCGCCATGAAATCATGGTCAGGTGGTTCAATGGCGGTGGCGGAAAAGAACTATATGCCTATTTTAAGGGACCAGGGATTCCAAAGCAATTGATTCCGCCAAATATCTTATATGTAAATAAACAGTAA